Proteins from one Bacteroidota bacterium genomic window:
- a CDS encoding tetratricopeptide repeat protein has translation MKRCLWFCGAGIILIIAGCSSGKETAEVPNAQSKSSAENEKDRAVAMQLFIDGSLKESKGQFAEAILDYQDALRYDHDPAIFFALAKSYAQLRRYAPAAENAIIAIQHDPSKIEYHELLAQIHINAGQFEKAAGEYRTILTIDPVNVTATFTLAQLLERVKPLEALELYYTLIARQGPSWDVLLRVAQLNSVLQRYDKSVEALEEMQKIDPNNLAIKQNLAETYIRVKKYDKALGVLNDVLEKNPDNIMLRTTLADVYLQQNDWNSAKKELNTVLQSDSLDPDTHIRIGMAFYAQTLKDTLVIPEAIEVFNQYEKNFPTDSRPFVYLGVLHRGIKNDSIAEQYFTRATQSANWNGDAWWQLGWMYFDRQNFKETISIMNKAKQYTPDDFRIYLLLGIAYNRAGMNEDSRVALERAVELNPIDLNALSSLGLTYDALKMHTESDSAYERALRIDPKSPLVLNNYAYSLSERGMQLERAESMSKASLAADSLNASYLDTYGWILFQKGKYSEALPHILKAVELGEASAVVLEHLGDVYAKLNRMDEAKKYWSKALEKDQNNVALKEKISRGAL, from the coding sequence ATGAAGCGTTGTTTATGGTTTTGTGGTGCAGGAATTATTCTTATAATCGCAGGATGCTCTTCCGGCAAAGAAACTGCTGAAGTACCGAATGCTCAATCCAAATCATCCGCAGAAAACGAAAAAGACCGTGCGGTGGCAATGCAGTTGTTTATTGACGGTTCTCTGAAAGAAAGTAAAGGTCAGTTTGCCGAAGCGATTCTGGATTACCAGGATGCGTTACGGTACGATCACGATCCGGCAATTTTTTTTGCATTGGCAAAAAGTTACGCACAATTACGCCGGTACGCTCCCGCTGCTGAAAATGCAATCATTGCCATCCAGCACGATCCGTCAAAAATAGAATATCACGAACTGCTTGCACAAATCCATATTAACGCCGGACAATTTGAAAAAGCAGCGGGTGAATACCGAACGATTTTAACTATCGATCCTGTGAACGTTACGGCAACCTTTACACTCGCGCAGCTACTGGAGCGCGTAAAACCGCTGGAGGCGTTGGAATTATATTATACTCTTATTGCACGACAAGGACCGTCCTGGGATGTTTTATTGCGGGTTGCACAATTAAATTCTGTACTTCAACGGTATGACAAATCGGTTGAGGCGCTGGAAGAAATGCAAAAGATCGATCCGAATAATCTGGCAATAAAACAGAATCTCGCCGAAACGTACATTCGGGTAAAGAAATATGACAAGGCGCTCGGAGTGCTGAACGATGTGCTGGAAAAGAATCCGGACAATATTATGCTTCGCACAACACTCGCCGATGTGTATTTGCAGCAGAACGATTGGAACTCTGCGAAGAAAGAATTAAACACCGTCCTTCAATCCGATTCTCTTGATCCTGACACACACATTCGCATTGGGATGGCTTTCTACGCTCAGACATTGAAAGACACGCTCGTTATTCCGGAAGCAATCGAAGTCTTCAATCAGTATGAAAAGAATTTTCCGACCGATTCGCGTCCGTTTGTTTACCTTGGCGTATTGCATCGTGGCATCAAAAATGATTCCATTGCAGAACAATATTTTACCCGTGCAACACAATCGGCAAATTGGAATGGCGATGCATGGTGGCAGCTCGGTTGGATGTATTTCGACCGGCAGAATTTCAAAGAGACCATCAGCATTATGAATAAGGCGAAGCAGTACACGCCGGATGACTTTCGTATCTATTTACTCCTTGGCATTGCATATAACCGTGCAGGAATGAATGAAGATTCGCGTGTCGCGCTCGAGCGAGCGGTGGAATTAAATCCAATAGATTTGAACGCTCTCTCTTCACTTGGTCTCACCTACGACGCACTGAAAATGCATACGGAATCGGATTCCGCTTACGAACGCGCGTTGAGGATTGATCCCAAATCTCCTTTGGTCCTGAATAATTATGCGTATAGTTTATCCGAACGCGGAATGCAATTGGAGCGGGCAGAGAGCATGTCGAAAGCCTCTCTCGCCGCCGATTCCCTTAACGCTTCTTATCTTGATACGTACGGATGGATTCTCTTTCAAAAGGGAAAATATTCCGAAGCGCTCCCCCATATTCTTAAAGCCGTGGAATTGGGTGAAGCTAGCGCTGTTGTGCTGGAACATCTTGGTGATGTGTATGCAAAATTGAACAGAATGGATGAGGCAAAAAAATATTGGTCGAAGGCGTTGGAAAAGGATCAAAACAATGTAGCATTAAAAGAAAAAATTTCCCGGGGAGCGCTGTGA
- a CDS encoding M48 family metallopeptidase, whose amino-acid sequence MPELPRNIYEQQNANKRNTVFIMFLFALFLGFIGWGADMYFLGFGNDGFPFPVITVAALLFGGWNGYWSLEQGASMVLSSAGAFPVPDTDPQYQVLRNVVEEMSIASGLPKPAVFIIPDSDPNAFATGKDPDHASIAVTKGLVETLNREELQGVIAHEISHIRNYDIRMMTVVASLIGAVMLISEISLRSGRYGKVRKSSSSKDDGGGFIILVLWLVTIILAPIVARILAMAVSRQREYFADASGAELTRNPRALAAALQKISAAVEPTLSIKKGTAHLCVADPLGSKINNKEGFFAELFGTHPPIQKRITLLRAMAYRFE is encoded by the coding sequence ATGCCTGAACTACCCCGAAACATTTATGAACAACAGAACGCCAACAAGCGTAATACTGTTTTCATTATGTTCCTGTTTGCGCTGTTCCTCGGCTTTATCGGGTGGGGCGCGGATATGTACTTCCTAGGATTTGGGAATGATGGTTTTCCCTTTCCCGTCATCACCGTTGCAGCATTATTGTTTGGGGGATGGAATGGATATTGGAGTTTGGAACAAGGAGCATCAATGGTGCTGTCGTCTGCCGGTGCATTTCCTGTGCCGGATACCGATCCTCAATATCAAGTGCTTCGTAATGTTGTGGAAGAAATGTCTATTGCATCAGGTCTTCCAAAACCTGCAGTGTTTATTATTCCGGATTCCGATCCTAATGCGTTTGCCACCGGCAAAGATCCGGATCATGCAAGCATTGCTGTTACAAAAGGTTTGGTTGAAACACTGAATCGTGAAGAATTACAGGGTGTTATTGCGCATGAAATAAGTCACATTCGTAATTACGATATTCGAATGATGACCGTCGTTGCCTCCCTAATCGGAGCTGTAATGTTAATCTCTGAAATTTCTCTTCGATCTGGCCGCTATGGAAAGGTTCGCAAAAGTTCGTCATCGAAAGACGATGGAGGTGGATTTATTATTCTTGTTCTCTGGCTGGTTACCATTATTCTCGCTCCTATTGTGGCCCGCATCCTAGCAATGGCAGTCTCTCGGCAGCGCGAATATTTTGCCGACGCTTCCGGAGCCGAATTGACAAGAAATCCTCGCGCACTTGCTGCAGCGCTTCAAAAAATATCTGCCGCAGTTGAACCCACTCTATCAATTAAAAAAGGGACTGCACACCTGTGTGTTGCAGACCCGCTTGGCAGCAAGATCAACAATAAAGAAGGTTTTTTTGCCGAACTATTTGGCACGCATCCCCCCATACAAAAGCGTATCACACTCCTCAGAGCTATGGCGTATCGTTTTGAATAG
- a CDS encoding LemA family protein, whose product MTFFIGMIIVVVVFIIWVIAQYNGLITLRNQTTNGWKQIDVQLKRRHDLIPNLVNTVKGYMEFEQETLDKVIKARNAAASATGIANAAAKEGELSTVLSKFFALTENYPNLKANENVKQLQEELTSTENKIGFARQFFNDIATKFNTAQQTFPGNIIAGMFQFQPSELYEIHDAAERDVPAVNLSLKK is encoded by the coding sequence ATGACATTTTTTATTGGCATGATCATCGTTGTTGTAGTTTTCATCATCTGGGTAATTGCACAATATAATGGCCTTATCACTTTGCGAAATCAAACAACAAATGGATGGAAACAAATTGATGTTCAGCTTAAACGCCGACACGATCTGATTCCGAATTTGGTAAATACTGTGAAGGGATATATGGAATTTGAACAGGAGACGCTCGATAAAGTAATTAAGGCGCGGAATGCTGCAGCGTCAGCAACCGGAATAGCTAACGCGGCGGCAAAAGAAGGAGAACTCTCTACTGTGCTTTCTAAATTTTTTGCGCTCACGGAAAATTACCCGAATTTAAAAGCAAATGAAAACGTGAAACAGCTTCAGGAAGAATTGACGAGCACAGAAAATAAAATCGGCTTTGCACGACAATTCTTTAATGACATCGCAACAAAATTCAATACGGCACAACAAACATTTCCAGGAAATATTATTGCAGGAATGTTCCAGTTCCAGCCATCGGAGCTCTACGAAATACACGATGCTGCCGAACGCGACGTACCGGCAGTAAACCTCTCGCTAAAGAAATAA
- a CDS encoding Bax inhibitor-1/YccA family protein: MRTANPALNDKTFQHIGTGEYTDAMTLQGTVNKTGMMLLLVVAGAAYTWSLFADGNTESMMMWMMIGFFGGLITSVVTIYKKTWSPVTAPLYSVLQGFALGGLSAFLESIYSGIVIQAVALTFGTAGCLLIAYTSGVIKATENFKLGVFAATGGIALIYFVGWIMSLFGTSIPYIHENGWVGVGFSLVTVVIAALNLVLDFDFIEKGVEHGAPKFMEWFAAFGLMVTLIWLYIEILRLLAKLNSRK; the protein is encoded by the coding sequence ATGCGCACAGCTAACCCGGCATTGAACGATAAAACATTTCAACACATTGGTACGGGAGAATATACCGATGCTATGACGTTACAGGGAACGGTAAACAAAACAGGCATGATGCTTCTGCTGGTTGTTGCCGGTGCGGCATATACTTGGAGCTTGTTTGCGGATGGCAATACCGAATCCATGATGATGTGGATGATGATCGGATTTTTTGGGGGATTGATTACCTCGGTTGTGACGATCTATAAAAAAACATGGTCGCCGGTTACCGCACCGTTGTATTCAGTATTGCAAGGCTTCGCTCTTGGAGGACTTTCTGCATTCTTAGAATCGATCTATTCAGGAATCGTCATTCAGGCAGTTGCATTGACGTTTGGAACCGCCGGGTGCCTGTTGATTGCATATACATCCGGCGTCATTAAAGCGACTGAAAATTTCAAACTCGGTGTTTTTGCCGCAACTGGCGGAATTGCATTGATTTACTTTGTGGGATGGATTATGAGTTTATTTGGTACATCAATCCCGTATATTCACGAGAACGGATGGGTCGGTGTTGGATTCAGTTTGGTCACGGTGGTGATCGCAGCATTGAATCTCGTTTTAGATTTTGATTTCATTGAAAAAGGGGTGGAACATGGTGCACCCAAATTTATGGAATGGTTCGCTGCATTTGGATTGATGGTTACTCTCATCTGGCTTTACATTGAAATCCTGCGATTACTTGCAAAATTAAACAGCAGAAAATAA
- a CDS encoding T9SS type A sorting domain-containing protein, producing MKNIFVLLFFLFITVSAQQSRSWKKTNFDYTANSSRINDIFFVNPQIGFVANGIGQIHRTTDGGITWTRQLNKGTFTHFRSIGFFDSLNGYAGALGWGDVNNPNAKDTVILYKTTNGGLNWNPEHQLTSKTFERGFCGMHVVDDSIIYGVGRVRGPAWFYKTTDRGATWIAKDMKAYAAGLIDVRFFTKDSGITIGLTDTTHEKSRAIILSTADAGETWDTVYVATRTNEWAWKINFPSRKIGYVSLQRNSNVAPVFILKTTDGGLTWVPKQFSASGYFVQGIGFLNDTLGWAGGTSLAPKQTTDGGTTWTSITIGNSLNRFRKMNDSLMYVSGSGVWKYSSDATIGVRQTAESVPSSTSLQQNYPNPFNPQTTIEFSIPEDGFATISVYDITGAWIKTLFSDQAKKGMVKVSWDGRIESDEEAASGTYFYRLEVKNFTQTKKMILLR from the coding sequence ATGAAAAATATTTTTGTGCTTTTGTTCTTTCTCTTCATCACGGTGTCCGCTCAGCAGTCGCGTTCGTGGAAGAAGACGAATTTCGATTATACGGCAAATTCATCCCGAATTAACGATATTTTCTTCGTAAATCCGCAGATTGGTTTTGTGGCAAATGGAATAGGCCAGATCCACCGAACGACAGATGGTGGCATCACATGGACCCGACAGTTGAATAAGGGAACATTTACTCATTTCCGTTCCATTGGCTTTTTTGATTCGCTGAATGGCTATGCCGGCGCGCTTGGCTGGGGAGATGTGAATAATCCAAACGCAAAGGATACGGTGATTCTGTACAAAACCACGAACGGCGGATTGAACTGGAATCCGGAACATCAACTGACAAGCAAAACTTTTGAACGTGGTTTTTGCGGAATGCATGTCGTCGATGATTCCATCATATACGGCGTCGGCAGAGTCCGCGGTCCGGCTTGGTTTTATAAGACGACCGATCGCGGAGCAACGTGGATTGCCAAGGATATGAAAGCATATGCGGCAGGTTTAATTGATGTCCGATTTTTTACAAAAGATTCCGGAATCACCATTGGGCTCACCGATACCACACATGAAAAATCGCGCGCTATCATCCTCTCTACCGCCGATGCAGGTGAAACATGGGACACAGTTTATGTTGCTACGAGAACGAATGAATGGGCATGGAAGATCAACTTCCCTTCCCGAAAGATTGGTTACGTCAGTCTTCAACGGAACAGCAATGTTGCTCCAGTCTTCATTTTGAAAACAACGGACGGCGGGCTGACATGGGTGCCCAAGCAATTTTCCGCTTCCGGGTATTTTGTGCAGGGAATTGGTTTTTTGAATGATACACTTGGCTGGGCCGGCGGAACTTCCCTCGCTCCGAAACAAACGACAGACGGTGGAACAACCTGGACATCCATCACCATTGGAAACAGTTTGAATCGATTTCGAAAGATGAACGATTCATTGATGTATGTTTCCGGTTCTGGTGTTTGGAAATATTCATCCGATGCAACAATCGGCGTAAGGCAAACAGCAGAAAGCGTTCCGTCATCAACTTCGTTGCAGCAGAATTATCCGAATCCGTTCAATCCGCAGACCACCATCGAATTTTCTATTCCGGAAGATGGGTTCGCCACGATTTCCGTCTATGATATTACCGGTGCGTGGATTAAAACACTCTTCAGCGATCAAGCGAAAAAAGGGATGGTTAAAGTCTCGTGGGATGGAAGAATCGAAAGCGACGAAGAGGCAGCGTCCGGAACATATTTTTACCGATTGGAAGTAAAAAATTTCACACAAACAAAAAAAATGATCTTATTACGTTAA
- a CDS encoding DUF3332 family protein, giving the protein MNKLFKKIVVAMLIATMAVMSVGCYGSFALTKKVYNWNGSLGNKWVVELVFLACYVVPVYGIAGFIDTVILNSLEFWTGTNPMTSNVTSEDGTTVAFNKEKNEMTVSYGGKSFTITREEGKSTVKDSEGNVLAYAVSDANGNMNIVDVNGNVLSSYSNAEVSSMIASK; this is encoded by the coding sequence ATGAATAAATTATTCAAAAAAATTGTTGTTGCAATGCTCATCGCGACAATGGCCGTTATGTCCGTTGGATGCTATGGATCATTTGCACTGACAAAAAAAGTGTATAACTGGAACGGATCATTGGGTAACAAGTGGGTAGTAGAATTAGTGTTCTTGGCATGCTACGTTGTTCCGGTGTATGGAATTGCCGGATTCATCGATACAGTTATCTTAAACTCTCTTGAATTCTGGACCGGCACCAATCCCATGACTTCGAACGTTACATCGGAAGACGGAACAACCGTTGCTTTTAACAAAGAAAAGAATGAAATGACCGTCTCCTACGGCGGAAAATCATTCACCATTACCCGCGAAGAAGGGAAATCCACGGTGAAAGATTCCGAAGGAAACGTTCTTGCATACGCAGTGAGCGATGCAAACGGTAACATGAATATTGTTGATGTAAACGGAAACGTGTTGAGCAGCTACAGTAACGCGGAAGTTTCATCGATGATCGCAAGCAAATAA
- a CDS encoding DUF423 domain-containing protein: MKRTFLLLGSLFAFFGVALGAFGAHGLKNILPPDMLTVFETAVRYHMYHAFAILIVAVLVEKVPVAILAGRLFGLGILLFSGSLYLLSLTGIRSFGMITPFGGIAFLAGWGVLLYAGFKMTKEN, from the coding sequence ATGAAAAGAACATTCTTATTACTCGGATCTCTCTTCGCCTTTTTTGGTGTTGCGCTTGGTGCGTTTGGCGCACACGGATTAAAAAACATTCTCCCGCCCGACATGCTCACCGTTTTTGAAACGGCTGTTCGTTACCATATGTATCACGCGTTTGCGATACTGATTGTTGCTGTACTTGTCGAAAAAGTTCCTGTCGCAATACTTGCGGGACGATTGTTTGGACTCGGCATCTTATTGTTCAGCGGCAGTCTCTATCTTCTTTCGTTGACAGGAATCCGATCGTTCGGAATGATCACACCGTTCGGTGGTATTGCATTTCTTGCGGGTTGGGGTGTTCTTCTGTATGCTGGCTTTAAAATGACAAAGGAGAACTGA
- a CDS encoding vWA domain-containing protein — translation MNLSFQLPLYLVFVFIVVSFTVSHYLYRYTVPQVSTAKRMILVFLRGTALTFILLAICEPLFQLIFTENKRPSIALLVDNSLSMSQTDGAGNREKTVTSLLQSDAVEKLSGSVDLKMFSFSYSTTTLIPESLNINGGTTNISSAIQTSLKTIDDLRGIILVSDGNYNAGSNPLYDAEKSRIPLFTVGVGDTNEQKDISVSKLLANSIGYVDAAIPVDATIKASGISARTISVSLLEDGKKIAEQTAAIPASNGITEIPLQFSYISATDGVKKLSVAVSGVEGELTTKNNSRSALVKILKNKMNVVIIAGMVSPDVAAVMQALNSEKNINANLFYQLPNGEFKSQKENLEIQSSLTKADAVVTIGFPVSSTSSSFIQQFQQILSSRSLPVLFIAGRTLDLQKVRLLEKFFPFTVASDRIDEQMILPTVSEKYMFHQLLQNNGSMIEKLPPIFYSLPTFLAKPEAQQLLSVRIQNVPLTNPLFLIRTIGNIKSAAFAGYGLHRWKVLAGSSGETKNFFDQWFISLIRWLATREQDSFFRVEPSKEFYTQGEQIDFAAQVYNQSYQPVDNAEVFISIRSHKNNERYETTLSSIGTGLYEGIIETLSEGEFSYSAVALANGDTLGSTNGRISVGEQSIEFAETKMNKSLMKQLASASGGMYSDVDGFTSLVEKILSRKEMQMQEQTRTQEFELWNLPTFLTIIVLLFGVEWLLRKQSGML, via the coding sequence ATGAATCTTTCTTTTCAATTACCGCTCTATCTTGTTTTCGTTTTTATTGTTGTATCGTTTACGGTATCGCATTACCTGTACCGCTATACCGTTCCCCAGGTTTCCACTGCGAAGCGCATGATTCTAGTGTTTCTTCGAGGAACAGCGCTAACATTTATTCTTCTGGCAATTTGCGAGCCGCTATTTCAACTGATCTTTACGGAAAATAAACGACCCTCTATTGCATTGCTTGTTGATAACTCATTGAGCATGTCCCAAACGGACGGAGCGGGAAATCGAGAAAAAACAGTGACATCATTGCTTCAAAGCGATGCCGTCGAAAAACTTTCCGGTTCGGTTGATCTGAAAATGTTTTCGTTTTCATACTCCACAACAACGTTAATCCCGGAATCGCTCAACATAAACGGAGGAACAACAAACATCTCCTCTGCAATACAAACCTCATTAAAAACAATCGACGATCTGCGCGGAATTATTTTAGTATCAGATGGAAATTATAATGCAGGATCAAATCCACTCTATGATGCGGAGAAAAGCAGGATACCACTCTTTACCGTTGGTGTGGGAGACACAAATGAACAAAAAGATATTTCCGTTTCAAAACTCCTTGCGAACTCCATCGGTTATGTGGATGCAGCAATTCCTGTTGATGCAACAATAAAAGCATCGGGTATTTCTGCGCGAACAATCTCCGTATCGTTATTGGAAGACGGAAAAAAAATTGCAGAGCAGACAGCCGCTATTCCGGCATCCAATGGAATTACAGAAATTCCTCTCCAATTTTCTTACATCTCAGCAACTGACGGTGTAAAAAAATTATCCGTTGCGGTGTCCGGTGTAGAAGGAGAATTGACTACGAAGAACAACAGCCGATCTGCGTTAGTGAAAATTCTTAAAAATAAAATGAATGTTGTCATTATCGCCGGCATGGTAAGTCCTGACGTTGCCGCGGTAATGCAGGCGCTGAATAGTGAAAAGAACATCAACGCAAATCTTTTTTATCAACTTCCAAACGGTGAATTCAAATCCCAAAAAGAGAATTTGGAGATCCAATCTTCACTGACAAAAGCAGATGCAGTCGTCACGATCGGGTTCCCGGTTTCCTCTACTTCGTCGTCGTTTATCCAACAGTTTCAACAAATACTCTCCTCGCGCTCCCTTCCGGTCCTTTTTATTGCAGGAAGAACGCTCGATCTTCAGAAGGTACGGTTGTTGGAGAAATTTTTCCCGTTCACTGTTGCTTCGGATCGGATCGATGAACAGATGATTCTACCGACTGTTTCTGAGAAATACATGTTCCATCAATTATTGCAGAATAACGGATCGATGATAGAAAAACTTCCGCCGATCTTCTATTCCTTGCCGACGTTCTTGGCAAAACCGGAAGCGCAGCAGCTTCTTTCTGTTAGGATTCAAAATGTTCCCTTGACAAATCCCCTTTTTCTTATCCGCACAATCGGCAACATTAAATCCGCAGCATTTGCCGGTTACGGATTGCATCGCTGGAAAGTGCTCGCCGGTTCGTCTGGTGAAACAAAGAATTTTTTCGATCAATGGTTCATATCGCTCATCCGATGGCTTGCCACTCGAGAGCAGGATTCCTTCTTCCGTGTTGAACCATCAAAGGAATTTTATACACAAGGCGAACAGATAGACTTTGCTGCGCAGGTGTATAATCAAAGTTATCAACCGGTGGACAATGCGGAAGTGTTTATTTCCATCCGTTCGCATAAGAACAATGAACGATATGAAACCACGCTATCGTCAATCGGTACCGGACTATACGAAGGAATTATTGAAACTCTTTCAGAAGGAGAATTCAGCTATTCCGCAGTTGCTCTTGCCAATGGTGATACGCTTGGATCGACAAACGGAAGAATTTCTGTCGGCGAGCAATCGATTGAATTTGCAGAAACGAAAATGAATAAGTCGTTGATGAAACAGCTTGCTTCCGCATCCGGAGGGATGTATTCCGATGTTGACGGATTTACTTCGTTAGTGGAAAAGATCCTTTCCCGAAAAGAGATGCAGATGCAGGAACAAACACGAACGCAAGAATTTGAATTATGGAATCTGCCGACATTCCTAACAATTATCGTTCTCTTATTCGGCGTTGAATGGCTGCTCAGAAAGCAGAGTGGGATGTTGTAA
- a CDS encoding S8 family serine peptidase: MKSLFIGFLVFFVTFALSQEQPHKYWIYFKAKEPLALSKASSPSDIARLTGISERAQLRRSKVLQQNISSEDLPVSDSYLLELKAKGITVENTSRWFNAATAYLSQAQYEQVQSLSFVQSVERVSTFKRKELPKSESFIPQLSKQAAGKFVYGLSQSHMTAINAIAVHNIGISGRGVLVGMLDTGFRWKIHEAMQNMKVIAEYDFIQKDTNTANEGTDGLSQDSHGTSTMSLVGAYKDGQLVSPAFNANFILGKTEYVPSETNVEEDNWVAAIEWMEARGVDVVSSSLGYKEFDAGQKSYVYTDMNGKTATTSKAATIAARKGVVVVNAMGNEGANLNPPSLTTPADADSIISVGAVSGSGILAGFSSNGPTSDGRMKPDVMAHGIGTYAATASKTGYTGSSQGTSLATPLVAGVSAMILSAHPELTPIQVRDALRTTASNADKPNNSIGWGIINAYKAVLNNGMVISTDPEISLTQDSNYSIGVFVVSKSVVKKDSIRILYTVDNGLTFTTIPMTLGEIVDTATNSGKYSAVVPKLLTTPRFYVRAVDATNVSRTSPYTAPTDLYDAKTGTTGVTPVDPVPVTFSLQQNYPNPFNPATTIGYDLPKSGYVSLVVYDLLGREVATLVNEVKSYGKYAVPFNGSAFASGVYFYRLRSENFVETKRMMLIK; encoded by the coding sequence ATGAAATCATTGTTTATTGGATTCTTAGTTTTTTTCGTGACATTCGCATTATCGCAGGAACAGCCGCATAAATATTGGATCTATTTCAAAGCAAAAGAACCTCTCGCACTTTCAAAAGCTTCATCTCCATCCGATATAGCGCGTCTCACTGGAATTTCAGAACGTGCTCAGTTGCGGAGATCAAAAGTGTTGCAGCAGAATATTTCTTCCGAAGACCTTCCAGTATCGGATTCATATCTTTTGGAACTAAAAGCAAAGGGGATCACAGTCGAAAATACATCCCGATGGTTCAACGCGGCAACGGCATATCTCTCGCAAGCTCAATACGAACAAGTTCAGTCTCTCTCCTTTGTTCAATCGGTAGAACGAGTATCAACGTTTAAGCGAAAAGAATTACCTAAGAGCGAATCCTTTATACCACAATTATCTAAACAAGCAGCCGGCAAATTTGTGTACGGTCTTTCACAATCTCATATGACAGCTATTAATGCAATTGCAGTGCACAATATTGGTATTTCAGGACGCGGGGTGCTGGTGGGAATGTTGGATACCGGATTTCGTTGGAAGATCCACGAAGCGATGCAGAACATGAAAGTAATTGCGGAGTACGACTTTATTCAAAAAGATACCAATACGGCGAACGAAGGGACTGATGGATTATCACAAGATTCACACGGGACTTCTACAATGTCGTTAGTCGGAGCATATAAAGATGGACAATTAGTGAGTCCTGCGTTTAACGCAAACTTTATTCTTGGAAAGACAGAATATGTTCCATCCGAAACAAATGTTGAAGAAGATAATTGGGTTGCAGCAATTGAATGGATGGAAGCACGGGGTGTTGATGTCGTCAGCAGTTCTCTTGGATATAAAGAATTTGACGCTGGCCAAAAAAGTTACGTATATACCGATATGAATGGAAAAACAGCGACCACTTCGAAAGCGGCAACGATTGCTGCACGCAAAGGTGTTGTAGTTGTGAATGCAATGGGAAACGAAGGAGCAAATCTCAATCCCCCATCTCTGACAACACCGGCAGATGCGGATAGTATTATTTCCGTCGGTGCAGTGAGTGGTTCTGGTATTCTTGCCGGATTCAGTTCAAACGGACCAACATCTGACGGCAGGATGAAACCGGATGTGATGGCGCATGGAATCGGGACATACGCTGCGACAGCGAGCAAAACGGGTTATACCGGTTCCTCACAAGGAACGTCCCTGGCAACACCTCTCGTGGCCGGAGTTTCTGCAATGATTCTTTCCGCGCATCCGGAACTGACGCCGATACAAGTTCGCGATGCATTACGAACAACAGCAAGCAATGCAGACAAACCAAATAACTCCATCGGCTGGGGAATTATTAACGCCTATAAAGCTGTCCTGAACAATGGAATGGTTATCAGCACTGATCCGGAAATTTCTTTGACGCAGGATAGTAATTATTCCATTGGAGTGTTTGTTGTTTCAAAATCGGTGGTAAAAAAAGATTCTATCCGTATACTTTACACAGTAGATAATGGACTGACCTTTACAACAATACCAATGACACTGGGCGAAATTGTTGACACCGCAACAAATTCAGGAAAATATTCTGCGGTAGTTCCAAAATTGCTGACAACTCCTCGTTTCTATGTTCGTGCAGTTGATGCAACAAATGTTTCCCGCACCAGTCCATACACTGCACCGACGGATTTGTACGATGCAAAGACAGGAACAACGGGAGTTACACCTGTCGATCCCGTTCCCGTGACATTTTCGTTACAGCAAAATTATCCCAATCCTTTTAACCCGGCAACAACGATCGGTTACGATCTTCCAAAATCGGGTTATGTTTCACTTGTTGTATACGATCTGCTTGGAAGAGAAGTGGCAACATTAGTGAACGAAGTAAAATCCTATGGAAAATATGCTGTGCCGTTTAACGGCAGCGCGTTTGCCAGCGGAGTTTATTTCTATCGATTACGATCAGAAAATTTTGTCGAAACAAAACGAATGATGCTGATAAAGTAA